The segment CCGATCCACCAGCCCCGCCAGCAGGGCCGCAATCCTCGCCCGCGGAAGCTGCTCATCAGCCGCCACCGCCTCCGCAGCCGCCACCGAGAACCCACCCGCGAACACCGCCAGCCGCCGCAACAACCGCGCCGAAGCCGGATCCAACAGCCCGAACGACCACTCCACCACCGCACGTAAAGTCCGGTGGCGCGGATCCCCACCACGCCGCCCGCGGCTGAGCAGGTCAAGCCGATCATCCAGCCGAGCGTGCAACTCAGTCACACCGAGCGCCGCAGCCTGGGTAGCCGCAAGCTCAATAGCAAGCGGCAACAAATCCAGCCGCTCCACGATCTCCCCGACCACCGGCGCCGGCATCACCCGGGCCCGCTCGCAGAACAGTCGCCGCGCCGCCTCCGGCGCCAACGGCCCCAACTGCAGAACCCGCTCCCCATCCACCCGCAGGCTCTCCTGGCTGGTCACCACCACCCGAACGCCCCGCAACGACTCAGCCAGCTCAGCCGCCGTACCCAACACATGCTCACAGTTGTCCAGCACCACCACCGGATACCGCTCCGCAGCCGCCGCGATAGCCGCAACCGGCGCCTCATGCGGCGCCACCCGGGCCCCGACCCCCACCGCCACCGCAGCCAGAAAATCGGCCTCCCGCACATCAGCCGCATCCACCCAGGCCACCCGCGGCACAGCCCGAACGGTCTCCGCCACCAGCCGCGTCTTCCCCACCCCACCGGGCCCGACCACACTCACCAGCCCCGGCTCGGCCAGCCAGGCAGCCAATTGCTGCTGCTCCCCCTCCCGCCCAAGAAACGAAGAGAACCGCAACGGCACCCGCCCAACCGCCCCAGACAAACCACCATTTTGTACGCGTCCCGAAAAGTCCCCGCTCTCCCCAGCAACCTGAGCACCCACTCCAGGCCACAGGGCCCCCGCCGGGCTGATGCGGTGGTCACCCACGCCGCCCTCCCCCGCAAAGGCAACGCCCTCCGCAACGCCGGCCCCTCCGGGCCGACCCAGCTCAGAACCGCGCTGGCGCGGAACCGAGACGTCCTGACCCGCGACCGAACCAGGCCGGCCCGGCCCCGCAGAGACACCACCCGGCCCAGACGACCGCTGCCCCGGCCCAGCCGCGAGCGGAACCATCGCTGAGGCAGGCTGGCCGGCCACAAATGCAGACTGGCCAGGCACGGAACCAGACTGACCAGGCATGGAACCAGACTGGCCAGACACGGAACTGGGCCGAGCCGGCGTGGACGAGCGCTGGGCCGGCGCGGAAGCGGGCTGGGCCGACGCGGAAGCGGGCTGGGCCGGCGCGGAAGCGGGCTGGGCCGACGCGGAAGCGGGCTGGGCCGGCGCGGAAGCGGGCTGGGCCGGCGCGGAAGCGGGCTGGCCGGGCGTTAAGGCAGGCTGGCCGGACACGGGAGCGGGCTGGCCGGGCGTGAAGGCGGGTTGGCCGGGCACGGGCGCGGATTGGTCGAGCACGGACCCAGGCTGAGCCGGCGTGGACGAACGCTGGGCCGGCGCAGAGGTGGGCTGGCCGGGCACGGAAGCGGGCTGGGTCTGCGCGGAGGCGAGCTGGCCGGGCACGGAGACAGGGCGGGCCGGCTCAGGGCGGGGTGAGGTGCCGCGGAGAAGGTTCAGCTGGGCTTGGCGGATCTGATCGGATGGGTCGAGGCCGAGGCGGTCGACGACGGCGTCGGCGTGGCGGCGCAGCACCTCCAGGGCGTCGCCGCGGGCGCCGGCGGCTGCCAGGGCCCCGGAGAGGGCGACGGTTCCCTCCTCCCAGCAAGGGTCGACGTCGAAGGCGGCGTGCAGCTCGGCGGCCGCATCGGCGGGTGGGAGGGATCCGGCGTGGCGGAGCAACGCCGTGCGGTGCAGGGTGACCAGGCGGGCCGCCGCGCTGCGGAACGGCTCGGCTGGGAACTCGGGCAGCGGCGGACCGCGCCACAGCGAGACCGCCTCGGCCGGCGGCGCCTGCTCCCGGAGCAGGTCCTCCAGCAGCAGCGCGTCCACGCTGGAGCGCGGCACGTTGAGCCGGTAGCCGGCCGGCTCCAAACTGATGATCCCGGGCACGCCGAGCCGGGCGCGCAACCGGGCCACATGGGACTGCAGGCTGTTACGCGCCGACGGCGGAGGATCCTCCGGCCAGAGGGCGTCGATCAGCTCGGCCACCCCGACCGGCCGGCCCGCTCGAAGGGCGAGCAGAGCCAGGACGGCACGTTGCGCAGCGCCGGCCAGGGCGACCGGCCCGTCGTCGCCCTCCACCTCGAAGGGTCCAAGAACCCGGACCAGCACTCCCCGACGTTAGGACCCCGCCCCAGGGGCAGCGCAAGCCAGAATCGTCGTATCGACAGATCTCCGACAAGCAAGGTCCCAATCCGAGACCGCAGATCCCGCCCGAACGCCGCTCCACAAGATCACATCAGGCTGACACCCAGCGCTGCCTCGCGCGCGGCGAAACAGCAGTAGCAGTCAGCCGCGCAGCCCAGCTGACGCCCAGCGTCGCTTCGCGGGCGGCGAGGCAGCAGTAGCGGTCAGCTGAGCAGCCCGGCTGACGCCCAGCGCTGCCTCACGCGCGCCGAGGCAGCAGTAGCGGTCAGCCGCGCAGCCCGGCTGACGCCCAGCGCTGCCTCACGCGCGCCGAGGCAGCAGTAGCGGTCAGCTGAGCAGCCCAGCTGACGCCCAGCGCTGCCTCACGCGCGGCGAGGCAGCAGTAGCGGTCAGCTGAGCAGCCCGGCTGACGCCCAGCGCTGCCTCACGCGCGCCGAGGCAGCAGTAGCGGTCAGCCGCGCAGCCCGGCTGACGCGCAGCGTCGCTTCGTGGGCGGCGAGGCAGCAGTGGCGGTCAGCCGGGCGGCTCGGCTGACGCGCAGCGTCGCTTCGCGGGCGAGGAGGCAGCAGTGGCGGTCGGCCGGAGCGGGTCAGCGGAGGTGGTAGAAGCGCCAGAAGTCGTTCGGGATGTCGAGGACCTCGGGCTGTTCGAAGCCGGCCTCCCGCGCCCAGCCCAGCAGCGTAGGCGCCCGCAGGATCGTCCCGTTGGCGAGGACCGGGTTCTCGGCACGGGTGGCCGGCAGGCAGTGCAGCACGCTGAACGCGTACTGGAGGCGTTCGATCTCACCGGCCGGCGCGATGAACGTGTCGGACACCCGCTCATCACCGATGAAGACGCTCCCGGACGGGCTGAGCAGCTCCCGGGCGTTACGCAGCACGCCGACCGGATCCCCCATGTCGTGCAAAGCCTCAAATATCGTTACCAGGTCGTATGACCCGGACGCTGCCGCCGCGTCAGCGCTGGTGAAGCTGACCCGGTCAGCCACCCCAGCCTCAGCAGCGACCCGCCGAGCCTCACCGATCGAGTGCTCGTCCAGATCCACCCCCCGAACCGTGATGGACGGATAGGCCAGGGCCATGGCGACCGACGAGTACCCCATGCCGCAACCCAGGTCTAGCACTCGCGCCCCGGGCACAGCCTGCAGCCGCTGGTCGATCGAGGACACCGCCGGCAGCCACTCCGTGGTGAGCAGGTGGTTGAACATCGGCCGGTTGAACCCGCCGATCCCGTGCCGCAGATGCTCGTACGACGAGTACGGCACCCCAGCCCCCGTCCGAAATGCCTCGATCACCGTCGGGGTCAACAGCCCCACCCCCACCGCGAACTCAGCCGCCGGCGCCGCGTACGCCGGACCCCCTTCATCCAGCAGCACCGCTGCAGTGCCGGGAGTGAGTTCGAAGGTTGCGGTCAGAAACCCGGCCGCAGCCTGCTGTTCCAGCCACTCCTGGGCGTACCGTTCATCGATCTCGGCGGCCTTGGCCAGCTCGGCCGCAGTGTTCGCGCCGTCCCGGACGGCGGCGTAGAGGCCGAGCTTGCACCCGATCTCGACCGTGCAGAGTTCCAGGGCGCCGGTGAGAGCGCCGATCAGTCGTTCACCCATTGATTCAGCAGCGTTGGTCATGAGGGATACGCTGCCGCCGCCCGAGTGCAGCGCGCTTGACCTCAACTTGAGTTCAGCTTGCAGCATCGGTGCATGAGAGCTGTCGTCTTCGACCAGTACGGTCCGCCTGCCGTCCTGCACCTGACCGACCTGCCCGATCCCGAGCCCGGCCCCGGCGAGGTGCTGGTCCGGGTGCACGCCGCCGGGGTCCAGCCCTTCGACGTGGCGGTGCGCCAGGGCACGATGCCGTGGGTGCAGGCGAAGTTCCCGCAGCAGATCGGCCAGGAGTACGCCGGGGTCGTAGAAAAACTGGGTCCCGGCGTGACCAGCCCGGAAGTAGGAACGCCGGTACTCGGCTCGACCATGCTGAACGGCGTGGCCGAGCTGGTGACCGTCCCCGCCGAGAACGTCGTCCCCAAGCCGGACAACCTCGACTTCCCGACCGCCGCCGCCCTGGTCGCCGCCTCGCAGACCGCCAGCGGCGCCCTCTTGGAGCTGAAGGTCACCGCCGACGACGTGTTGCTCGTGCACGCCGGCGCCGGCAGTGTCGGCACGATCGCGATCCAGCTGGCCCGGCTGGCGGGCGCGACCGTGATCGGCACCGCCAGCCCGAACAACCACGACTACCTGCGTGAACTGGGTGCCGTGCCGGTCGCGTACGGCGAAGGTCTGATCGAAGCGGTCCGGGCCACCGGCCTGGCGCCCACGGTGGCGCTCGACGCCGCGGGCGGCGAAGCGATCGCCCAGTCGGTGGCCCTGGGCATCGCTCCGGATCGGGTCGGCACCATCGTGGACGACAAGGCGGCCGCCGAGGTGGGTGCCGTGGTGGTGCGGGCGGGCCGCTCGCCGCAGCGGCTCGCCGAGGTGGTGGCGCTGGCCGGGCAGGGCAAGGTCGTGATGCCGGTGCGCACCTACCCGGTGGAGTCGGTCGTCGAGGCGCACGAGGCCGTCGAGTCCCGGCACGGCCGCGGCAAGGTGGTGCTGACGATTCACCGCAGGTAGGCGAGCCCGTCGAGGATGACCGACGGCCGGCCCGCGGTGCCTTCCGGCTGAACCCGGACCGTGTGCCGGCCGCTGGTGCCCCACGACCGGGTCCAGACCGCCTGCCGATGCTTCGCGATCGGCGACTGCAGGTCGACCACGCCCTGGTCGACGCCGTCCACGAAGATCCGGATCCGGCCGGAGGTTGCCGTGCGGCCCGCCACCAGGGCCGCGGACCGGCCGGTCAAGCTCCAGGTCAGCGCGGATCGGGCCGCTGACGAGGCGACAGCTTCGCTGCCGAGGAAGCCGGGGTCACGCAGGGTGCGCCAGGTTCCGGCACGCGCCGCCCCGGCCTCGGAGACAAGCACGGGGGTACGCGTGACCGAAGCGTTCCGCACGTTCCCGGATCGGTCGGCCGCCGTGACCGTCCACGTGCCCGCTTCGCCGAGCCGTGCCGTCGCGTTCAGGGCGCGTCCCGCCCCGCCGAGCACCGCCTTGCTGGTCCCGGCGACCCGGATGGACCGCAGCCCGTTCGGGTCGCTGGCCGTCCAGCCGACCCGGACCGGCACGGTCGTGCCCAGTGTCCCGGTGCGCAGCGACACGTGCGGGCCACCGGTGAACGCCGGCGCCACCTGGTCGACGACGACCCGGGCGCTGGCCAGCGCGGTACGCCCGGACAGGTGCACCGCCCGCACCGAGACGGTGTGCGCCCCCGGCGTGAGCCGCACCTGCGAGGTCCGGTGCCCGCTCGGACTGCCGGAGACGAACTTGCCGTCCACCCAGATCTCGAACCGGTCCAGCATCCGGGTCGCGGTGGCCAGGTTCCAGGACGCCTGCACGAGGCCCTTGCTGTAGTACCGGCCACCGTAGGCGGTCGCCCCGCCGAGTGAGGAGTAGCGCAGCCCGGCCGGTGCCGCTCCCGCGATCGTCCGGATGGCGCGCAGCTGGGCGTACAGGGCATTGCCCGGGCATTCGGTCTGGCCGGTGTCGCGGTGCCCGGAGATCCGGTTCAGCACCGCGCGCTTGCCCGCCGGGAACCGGTCGCTGCCGCCGGAGACCAGGACCGTCCGCCCGGCCGGCGCGCTGCCCCAGGCCCCGAGCTTGTACGCCGCCAGCTGAGAAACCGAAGCACGGGCCCGGAGCGGGATCCGGACGCCACCGTAGTTGCCGATCACCGCGATCGCGCTGGAGTTGTTGTTGAAGCCGAGCGTGTGCGCCCCGAGCACGGACCGGCTGGCGCCGCCCCGGCGGCCCTCGAAGATCGTGCCGCACTTGTCGACCAGGAAGTTGTATCCGATGTCGTTCCAGCGCTTGGTCCGCACGTGGTACGCCTCGATGCCCCGCACGATGCTCGCCGACTGCCGGCACTGATACCCGTTGCCGGTCGCCGTGTGATGCACGAACACCACCTGGATGGACCCGGTGTAGGTGGGCGCCTCCTTGACGATCGCCTCGTTGGCCCGCCAGCCGGCCCGGCTCACCATCCGGGGCACCGGCCGCGCGGGCAACCCGGCCCGCCGGGCCATCCCCTCCTCCGACGAGGCCAGCTCCATCCGCGGGCGGTCAGAGACGCGGGCGTCCGGGTTGATCAGCTCGACTCGCAGGCCGTCCGGCAGCCGGCCACCGTCGACCGCCACCATCCGGGCCTGCACGCCGTCGGACGGGCCCACCCAGAGCGGGTCGGTGGCGCCGCGTACGCCCGGCCCGCCGGTTCCGCCGGAGGCGTCCGGGTTGTCGGTCTCCAGCAGCTGCCAGGATGTCCATTCCCCGGTGCCGGCCGACCGGGTACGCACCTCGATCGCCCCACGGGCATCCGCAGTCGGGTCGTCCCAGCTCACCCCGAGCAGGCTGAACGGCCGCGTCCGCCGGCTCGGCATCTCGGCGGTGTGCAGGGCGGCCGTCCGCGCGGACACCAGCCGCATGTCCCGGGTCGCCCCGGGCGCGGTCAGCGCGAAGGTCTGGACCAGCGGCGAGTCCCGCTGCCGGTCGGTTCTCGGTACGGCTTCCGGGCCCGTGAGCCAGGGTTGCGCACCAGCCAGCAGGGTGGTCGCGAGGATGAGACGGACGGCCAGCCGGTTCCGGCGCATGAGAGCTCCCCCGGCCACCGGCGAAAGGGGTCAATACGGGATTTACCGGCGACCATGTGCCACCTTGCCGTCGTCAGGTGTGACACGTGGGGCGTTTCGCGAAAAAAGTTCCGATTTTTAATTTGCCAGCCAGATCGACGCGTTCAGCGCGGTCGCGAAGGTGACCCACGCCCAGTACGGCAGCAGCAGGCCCGCCGCCAGCCGGGACACCGGGCGGAACTGCCAAATCGTGACGCCGATCAGCACCCAGAGCACCGCGATGTCCACCAGCGCCAGGCCGTACTGTCCGGCGCCGAAGAAGATCGGCGTCCAGGCCGCGTTCAGCACCAGCTGCACCGCGTACCAGTTCAGCGCGGACGACCACCCGGTACGCCGCCAGACCAGCCAGCCGCTCACCGCGATCATCGCGTACAGAACGGTCCAGACCGGGCCGAACACCGAAGACGGCGGAGCCCAGGCCGGACGGTCCAGGTTCTGGTACTCCGAGGCGGTGCCGGCCACCCCGAGTCCGCCGATCAGCGCGGCCAGCGCCACCGCCACCCCGAACCCGGCCAGCGCCAGCCACGGCGAAACGTTTCGGCCCGGACGCACCACATGACTGGTCATGCGGTGCGCAATACCCCAGATCAGCCGAATGAATCTCGGGCCTGCCGCACCAGGCCGGAGATCACCCAATCCGCGACCCGGTCGAAGGTGGGCGCCGCGCCGCCTCCCTCGGCGACGACGCCGGCCAGCCGGGGAAAGTCACCACTGGCGACCGCGGCGCCGATCTGGGCCGCCTGTTCCTCCCCGGTGGCTGCGCCGGTCTGCTCACTGGTGACGTACGACCCGACGAAGCCGGTGAGCAGGCCGATCAGTGTCATCCGGGTGGCGCCGGGCAGACCCGTGGACTCCAGCGCGGCCAGGCCGTGCTCCAGATATCCGAGGAGATTGCGCCCGGCCAGCCCGCGCCCGGCCAGCGCGCCCGGCAGCCAGGCGTGCCGGTGCATCAGGTCGCGCTGCATCGCGGCCAGCGCGTACAGGTCGGCCCGCCAGTCCCCGGTGAGTTCCGGCAGCTCCGGTTCGCCGGCCACCACGTCCACCATCAGGTCGATCAGGTGCTCGCGGTCCGGCACGTACGTGTAGAGCGACATCGCGCCCGCACCGATCTCCGCGGCCACCCGCCGCATGGTGACCGCGTCCAGCCCGTCACCGTCGGCGAGCCGGATCGCCGCGGCCACGACCTGGTCACGGGTGTACGCCGGAGGACGACCTCGGGGCACGGGAAACCTGCTGCGCGCCCCGTACATCCGGGCCGGCTTCCCGTTCAACTGGCTGTACGGCGCGCTCTTCGCCGAGCAGGGCTTCCACGTGCTGTTGCAGAGCACCCGCGGCACCGGCGGCTCGGACGGTGAGTTCCACACCTGGCGCAACGAGGCGCCGGACGGTCAGGCGGCGGCCGAGTGGATCCGCAAGCAGGAGTGGTTCACCGGCGACCTGTTCACGCTCGGCCCCAGCTACACCGCGTACACGCAGGCGAAGCTCGCCGAACAGCCGCCGCCGGAGTGGCGCGGCGCGGTCGCGCAGGTCGCGCTCTTCGATCCGCAGCCGTTCTTCTGGCCGGGCGGCGCGTTCGCCCTGGAACGCTCGATCGTCGGCGGACTGGCCATGTTCGGTCAGGCGGCCACCTTCTGGGACAACGTGAAGGCTGTCGTCAAACTGCAGCGGCGCCTGAAGCGGGCCATCTCCGGCCTGCCGCTGATCGAGGCCTACCAGGTGCCCTTCGACGGCCGGCGTCCCGAGTTCGAGCGGTGGCTGGACGCCCCGGAGGCCGGCGACGACTACTGGGCGGGGGCCAGTGGCATTCCGGCGATGTCCGCGGTGGAGATCCCGGTCAGCCTCAACACCGGCTGGCACGATCTCGTCACCGAGCAGGTCATCGAGGTCTACACCCGGCGGCGCGCGGCGGGCCGGCCGGTGGATCTGCTGATCGGCCCGTGGACGCACACCAGCGCGCTGGAGGACGGCTGGGTGGAGAGCTTCACGCAGGCGCTGCGCACGCTGCGCGGCGAGCGGCCGGCGCTGCCGGTCCGGGTGCACGTCGGCGGCGCCGGCGAGTGGCGCGATCTGCCCGACTGGCCGCCGGCCGGGCAGCCGCGCACGCTCGAGCTCGGCGCGGATCTGGGCGCCGGGCCGGGTTCGACCACTTTCCGGTACGACCCAGCCGACCCCACGCCGTCGGTCGGAGGAGCGTTGCACTCACCGACCCAGGGAACGCGCGACAACGCTCCGCTGGAGAAGCGCGCCGACGTCCGTACCTTCACCGGCCCGGTCCTCACCGAGGCGGTCGAGGTGATGGGCGCCGTGCGGGCCGAGTTCGACGCCACCACCACAGCCGCGAGCGGCGACCTGTTCGCCCGCCTCTGCGACGTCGACCCGGCCGGAAAGTCGATCAACGTGTGCGACGGCCTGGCCCGGATCCGGGACGGGCGGACCGTGGTGGCGATGGGCTCGACCGCACACCGGTTCCGGCCCGGTCACCGGATCCGGTTGCTGATCGCGGGCGGCGCGCACCCGCGATTCCTGCGCAACTACGGCACCGGGGAGCCTCCGGCCCACGCCACCCGTCTCGTTCCCACCGGCACCACGGTGGGACACGGGTCGATCCTGGTCCTGCCGGTTGTTTAGCGCTCCTCGATGTGGGGGTAAGGCGTCGCCGCCCCGCAATCCCCCACATCAAGGAGCAAAGATGTCGATTCAGGGACTCTTCTACCTCATCGCGGTGATCCTGCTGGTGCTCGCGGCGCTGCCGATCGGCACCCGTGGCGTCAGCCTGGCGCTGCTCGGCGCCGCCTTCGCCCTGCTCGGGTACGCCTGGCCGACCATCACCGAGGG is part of the Actinoplanes sp. NBC_00393 genome and harbors:
- a CDS encoding AfsR/SARP family transcriptional regulator; translation: MLVRVLGPFEVEGDDGPVALAGAAQRAVLALLALRAGRPVGVAELIDALWPEDPPPSARNSLQSHVARLRARLGVPGIISLEPAGYRLNVPRSSVDALLLEDLLREQAPPAEAVSLWRGPPLPEFPAEPFRSAAARLVTLHRTALLRHAGSLPPADAAAELHAAFDVDPCWEEGTVALSGALAAAGARGDALEVLRRHADAVVDRLGLDPSDQIRQAQLNLLRGTSPRPEPARPVSVPGQLASAQTQPASVPGQPTSAPAQRSSTPAQPGSVLDQSAPVPGQPAFTPGQPAPVSGQPALTPGQPASAPAQPASAPAQPASASAQPASAPAQPASASAQPASAPAQRSSTPARPSSVSGQSGSMPGQSGSVPGQSAFVAGQPASAMVPLAAGPGQRSSGPGGVSAGPGRPGSVAGQDVSVPRQRGSELGRPGGAGVAEGVAFAGEGGVGDHRISPAGALWPGVGAQVAGESGDFSGRVQNGGLSGAVGRVPLRFSSFLGREGEQQQLAAWLAEPGLVSVVGPGGVGKTRLVAETVRAVPRVAWVDAADVREADFLAAVAVGVGARVAPHEAPVAAIAAAAERYPVVVLDNCEHVLGTAAELAESLRGVRVVVTSQESLRVDGERVLQLGPLAPEAARRLFCERARVMPAPVVGEIVERLDLLPLAIELAATQAAALGVTELHARLDDRLDLLSRGRRGGDPRHRTLRAVVEWSFGLLDPASARLLRRLAVFAGGFSVAAAEAVAADEQLPRARIAALLAGLVDRSLVARHGPGRFRLLETVRAYATEQADRSGAVGAGWRGEAERADPAGAVGAERADPAGAVGAGRGELAGPRETGWRGDVGAGRDGAAGSVWQGGSGRRAKRRARYAGGLAGGGGQQAPAAEAGRGGWRGAAGGRHAMQDSGDRAATEARHAAAMVAAAEELDLRMRGPEQAAAVREIDALLPDLRLAYARGSAEMRVRLAAAMYRYGYRCQHYEVLAWGRAAVDGPAHPDALAAAATHAWGRGELDEARKLAGRAEPPGAPAHEVLGDVALILCDAEAAIAHYQAMEGEPVTRVSGLVGEALVRAWSGQVSEAVELAGAAMEIADATGNPSARAEARYGLGEALGDTDPQRALELLDEAAALAGSVDDRLFQAAAGTAAVAVRSRHGDPGPALAEFREVLRLWRRAGNDTLHAAALRNLMVLLVRVGADETAMLIDAALPPAEVYPAEAARLDRARAAAAERLGETRVVVLQRRGALLDAAQVADEAVRAIDAALDRGRG
- a CDS encoding class I SAM-dependent methyltransferase, giving the protein MTNAAESMGERLIGALTGALELCTVEIGCKLGLYAAVRDGANTAAELAKAAEIDERYAQEWLEQQAAAGFLTATFELTPGTAAVLLDEGGPAYAAPAAEFAVGVGLLTPTVIEAFRTGAGVPYSSYEHLRHGIGGFNRPMFNHLLTTEWLPAVSSIDQRLQAVPGARVLDLGCGMGYSSVAMALAYPSITVRGVDLDEHSIGEARRVAAEAGVADRVSFTSADAAAASGSYDLVTIFEALHDMGDPVGVLRNARELLSPSGSVFIGDERVSDTFIAPAGEIERLQYAFSVLHCLPATRAENPVLANGTILRAPTLLGWAREAGFEQPEVLDIPNDFWRFYHLR
- a CDS encoding NADP-dependent oxidoreductase; amino-acid sequence: MRAVVFDQYGPPAVLHLTDLPDPEPGPGEVLVRVHAAGVQPFDVAVRQGTMPWVQAKFPQQIGQEYAGVVEKLGPGVTSPEVGTPVLGSTMLNGVAELVTVPAENVVPKPDNLDFPTAAALVAASQTASGALLELKVTADDVLLVHAGAGSVGTIAIQLARLAGATVIGTASPNNHDYLRELGAVPVAYGEGLIEAVRATGLAPTVALDAAGGEAIAQSVALGIAPDRVGTIVDDKAAAEVGAVVVRAGRSPQRLAEVVALAGQGKVVMPVRTYPVESVVEAHEAVESRHGRGKVVLTIHRR
- a CDS encoding N-acetylmuramoyl-L-alanine amidase, which gives rise to MRRNRLAVRLILATTLLAGAQPWLTGPEAVPRTDRQRDSPLVQTFALTAPGATRDMRLVSARTAALHTAEMPSRRTRPFSLLGVSWDDPTADARGAIEVRTRSAGTGEWTSWQLLETDNPDASGGTGGPGVRGATDPLWVGPSDGVQARMVAVDGGRLPDGLRVELINPDARVSDRPRMELASSEEGMARRAGLPARPVPRMVSRAGWRANEAIVKEAPTYTGSIQVVFVHHTATGNGYQCRQSASIVRGIEAYHVRTKRWNDIGYNFLVDKCGTIFEGRRGGASRSVLGAHTLGFNNNSSAIAVIGNYGGVRIPLRARASVSQLAAYKLGAWGSAPAGRTVLVSGGSDRFPAGKRAVLNRISGHRDTGQTECPGNALYAQLRAIRTIAGAAPAGLRYSSLGGATAYGGRYYSKGLVQASWNLATATRMLDRFEIWVDGKFVSGSPSGHRTSQVRLTPGAHTVSVRAVHLSGRTALASARVVVDQVAPAFTGGPHVSLRTGTLGTTVPVRVGWTASDPNGLRSIRVAGTSKAVLGGAGRALNATARLGEAGTWTVTAADRSGNVRNASVTRTPVLVSEAGAARAGTWRTLRDPGFLGSEAVASSAARSALTWSLTGRSAALVAGRTATSGRIRIFVDGVDQGVVDLQSPIAKHRQAVWTRSWGTSGRHTVRVQPEGTAGRPSVILDGLAYLR
- a CDS encoding TspO/MBR family protein codes for the protein MTSHVVRPGRNVSPWLALAGFGVAVALAALIGGLGVAGTASEYQNLDRPAWAPPSSVFGPVWTVLYAMIAVSGWLVWRRTGWSSALNWYAVQLVLNAAWTPIFFGAGQYGLALVDIAVLWVLIGVTIWQFRPVSRLAAGLLLPYWAWVTFATALNASIWLAN
- a CDS encoding TetR/AcrR family transcriptional regulator, whose protein sequence is MPRGRPPAYTRDQVVAAAIRLADGDGLDAVTMRRVAAEIGAGAMSLYTYVPDREHLIDLMVDVVAGEPELPELTGDWRADLYALAAMQRDLMHRHAWLPGALAGRGLAGRNLLGYLEHGLAALESTGLPGATRMTLIGLLTGFVGSYVTSEQTGAATGEEQAAQIGAAVASGDFPRLAGVVAEGGGAAPTFDRVADWVISGLVRQARDSFG
- a CDS encoding CocE/NonD family hydrolase translates to MYAGGRPRGTGNLLRAPYIRAGFPFNWLYGALFAEQGFHVLLQSTRGTGGSDGEFHTWRNEAPDGQAAAEWIRKQEWFTGDLFTLGPSYTAYTQAKLAEQPPPEWRGAVAQVALFDPQPFFWPGGAFALERSIVGGLAMFGQAATFWDNVKAVVKLQRRLKRAISGLPLIEAYQVPFDGRRPEFERWLDAPEAGDDYWAGASGIPAMSAVEIPVSLNTGWHDLVTEQVIEVYTRRRAAGRPVDLLIGPWTHTSALEDGWVESFTQALRTLRGERPALPVRVHVGGAGEWRDLPDWPPAGQPRTLELGADLGAGPGSTTFRYDPADPTPSVGGALHSPTQGTRDNAPLEKRADVRTFTGPVLTEAVEVMGAVRAEFDATTTAASGDLFARLCDVDPAGKSINVCDGLARIRDGRTVVAMGSTAHRFRPGHRIRLLIAGGAHPRFLRNYGTGEPPAHATRLVPTGTTVGHGSILVLPVV